One segment of Asterias rubens chromosome 2, eAstRub1.3, whole genome shotgun sequence DNA contains the following:
- the LOC117307341 gene encoding integrator complex subunit 13-like isoform X2: protein MVSLAGLPPLRGPKNNDASILNGLSSAVEVMTAGTDLQLQTQVALNEEEGGEKVLNRGHIICITSVKSESHGDMLIECVRDTIAQQNKLLLSGDNENLIPITNCQLTLINVLPTNKEGAVKDRPPTVLSSHLTAEIHSAKAGRHLANKLSQLVQKHYDLAITTVTGIPMKEEQNAMSSANYDVELLHLKEAHFDLRKLESVMTNQPEPEPSNTMVISTKGPVATVTKSPESNNILLKWCQPRSSSVELLHCGGAYRVSPVGVNSRHSVCLTNFLLNGRQVMLEQPRKVGSKVISHMLASHGGEIFLHCLATSRSSLEDPPSISEGCGGRVTDYRITDFGEFMRENRLAPCQPTPETEEEAPIERAKSQLERMTRLWPMVISNTIIFNMPSHLDPLPTLITKSVLTDDEVLECKKAVYHVVGMETRNEPLPVPTMGSRGKGPKREEQYRQMWSELETLVRAHSATSPAHEKVLQCILDCRKPPGDEAGKTSTKRAAERVTVKVEKSDPDAMETQPLWPENDRSGGPDIKTEMHKENIRGVLDQPPIKKQKMYIGDLIGKPKAGPQSLLSLWSGRINTIHSKRHSEFAGRSESSGKVAALYPNLMKEEKESTNGEVKKERTS from the exons ATGGTGTCCCTAGCAGGTTTACCTCCCCTCCGTGGCCCTAAGAACAACGATGCCAGCATCCTCAACGGTCTATCGTCTGCTGTGGAGGTGATGACTGCAGGAACTGACCTGCAGCTGCAGACTCAAGTGGCGCTGAACGAAGAGGAAGGAGGCGAAAAGGTACTCAACAGAGGTCACATCATCTGTATCACCTCGGTTAAAAG TGAATCTCACGGTGATATGTTGATAGAGTGTGTTCGGGATACTATTGCACAACAGAATAAATTGCTGCTGTCAGGAGATAATGAAAA CCTCATACCTATCACCAACTGTCAACTGACTCTCATAAACGTCCTCCCCACGAATAAAGAAGGAGCAGTCAAGGACAGACCCCCCACAGTGCTATCATCGCACCTCACTGCTGAGATACACTCTGCCAAAGCTGGACGGCACCTCGCTAATAAACTCTCCCAGCTGGTACAGAAACACTACGACTTGGCTATTACCACAGTAACCGGCATTCCAATGAAG GAGGAGCAAAATGCTATGAGTTCGGCCAATTATGACGTGGAGCTACTCCACCTTAAGGAAGCGCATTTTGACTTACGCAAACTGGAATCCGTCATGACCAATCAGCCGGAGCCAGAGCCTTCAAACACCATGGTGATCTCAACCAAAGGGCCTGTTGCCACAGTAACAAAGTCACCAGAGAGTAACAATATCTTGTTGAAGTGGTGTCAACCGCGCTCCAGCTCAGTAG AATTGCTTCATTGCGGAGGAGCTTACAGAGTTTCACCTGTTGGG GTTAACAGCCGACACTCTGTCTGCCTGACCAACTTCCTCCTGAACGGACGTCAGGTGATGTTAGAGCAACCCCGTAAGGTTGGCAGCAAGGTCATCTCCCACATGTTGGCCAGCCACGGAGGGGAGATCTTCCTCCACTGCTTAGCGACCTCTAGGTCCAGCCTCGAAGACCCACCGTCCATCAGCGAGGGGTGCGGCGGCCGGGTGACGGATTATCGGATTACAGATTTCGGGGAGTTTATGAGGGAGAATCGGTTGGCGCCGTGCCAACCAACACCAGAAACGGAAGAAGAAGCTCCGATTGAAAGAG CCAAGTCCCAGCTGGAGCGGATGACGAGACTTTGGCCAATGGTGATCAGTAACACTATCATCTTTAACATGCCATCG CATTTAGATCCCTTGCCTACCCTCATCACTAAATCGGTCTTGACAGACGATGAGGTATTAGAGTGTAAGAAAGCTGTCTATCACGTGGTTGGCATGGAAACCAGGAATGAACCACTTCCAGTGCCTACTATGGGGTCAAGGGGCAAAGGTCCGAAGAG AGAGGAGCAGTACAGACAGATGTGGTCTGAGCTAGAGACGCTTGTCCGAGCGCACAGTGCCACGTCACCAGCCCACGAGAAAGTCTTACAGTGCATTCTGGATTGCCGTAAACCACCCGGTGACGAAGCTGGAAAGACCTCAACAAAGAGGGCAGCAGAGCGGGTTACTGTCAAGGTGGAAAAGAGCGACCCTGACGCTATGGAAACGCAACCTTTGTGGCCGGAAAACGATAG GAGTGGCGGTCCAGACATCAAAACAGAGATGCACAAAGAGAACATCCGAGGCGTCTTAGATCAACCTCCTATCAAGAAACAGAAGATGTATATTGGAGATCTCATCGGGAAACCAAAAG CCGGGCCACAGTCGTTGCTATCGCTATGGAGCGGTCGAATCAACACCATTCATTCTAAGCGGCACTCGGAGTTCGCTGGGAGGTCAGAATCATCAGGCAAGGTCGCTGCTCTCTACCCCAACCtcatgaaagaagaaaaagagag TACAAATGGAGAAGTGAAGAAGGAGAGGACATCATGA
- the LOC117307341 gene encoding integrator complex subunit 13-like isoform X1 has protein sequence MSFPASHKTVYVLDHGPFFAESCEHPVEFDVVALSKTRSTGFIPLAPFCKSLWTCSIESVLEYCRVVFDIFPKGKLISVLASDTQARPLNTWNQEDQNISQLMVSLAGLPPLRGPKNNDASILNGLSSAVEVMTAGTDLQLQTQVALNEEEGGEKVLNRGHIICITSVKSESHGDMLIECVRDTIAQQNKLLLSGDNENLIPITNCQLTLINVLPTNKEGAVKDRPPTVLSSHLTAEIHSAKAGRHLANKLSQLVQKHYDLAITTVTGIPMKEEQNAMSSANYDVELLHLKEAHFDLRKLESVMTNQPEPEPSNTMVISTKGPVATVTKSPESNNILLKWCQPRSSSVELLHCGGAYRVSPVGVNSRHSVCLTNFLLNGRQVMLEQPRKVGSKVISHMLASHGGEIFLHCLATSRSSLEDPPSISEGCGGRVTDYRITDFGEFMRENRLAPCQPTPETEEEAPIERAKSQLERMTRLWPMVISNTIIFNMPSHLDPLPTLITKSVLTDDEVLECKKAVYHVVGMETRNEPLPVPTMGSRGKGPKREEQYRQMWSELETLVRAHSATSPAHEKVLQCILDCRKPPGDEAGKTSTKRAAERVTVKVEKSDPDAMETQPLWPENDRSGGPDIKTEMHKENIRGVLDQPPIKKQKMYIGDLIGKPKAGPQSLLSLWSGRINTIHSKRHSEFAGRSESSGKVAALYPNLMKEEKESTNGEVKKERTS, from the exons ATGTCCTTCCCTGCTTCTCACAAAACCGTCTACGTCCTGGACCATGGGCCATTTTTTGCAGAGTCATGTGAACACCCAGTTGAATTTGACGTTGTTGCTCTGAGTAAGACTCGATCTACAGGTTTCATACCCTTGGCGCCATTCTGTAAGTCGTTGTGGACATGTAGCATCGAGTCCGTTCTGGAGTACTGCAGGGTTGTATTTGACATCTTCCCGAAGGGAAAGTTG ATCAGTGTTTTGGCGAGTGACACACAGGCAAGGCCTCTCAATACATGGAACCAAGAGGACCAGAATATTTCTCAG CTGATGGTGTCCCTAGCAGGTTTACCTCCCCTCCGTGGCCCTAAGAACAACGATGCCAGCATCCTCAACGGTCTATCGTCTGCTGTGGAGGTGATGACTGCAGGAACTGACCTGCAGCTGCAGACTCAAGTGGCGCTGAACGAAGAGGAAGGAGGCGAAAAGGTACTCAACAGAGGTCACATCATCTGTATCACCTCGGTTAAAAG TGAATCTCACGGTGATATGTTGATAGAGTGTGTTCGGGATACTATTGCACAACAGAATAAATTGCTGCTGTCAGGAGATAATGAAAA CCTCATACCTATCACCAACTGTCAACTGACTCTCATAAACGTCCTCCCCACGAATAAAGAAGGAGCAGTCAAGGACAGACCCCCCACAGTGCTATCATCGCACCTCACTGCTGAGATACACTCTGCCAAAGCTGGACGGCACCTCGCTAATAAACTCTCCCAGCTGGTACAGAAACACTACGACTTGGCTATTACCACAGTAACCGGCATTCCAATGAAG GAGGAGCAAAATGCTATGAGTTCGGCCAATTATGACGTGGAGCTACTCCACCTTAAGGAAGCGCATTTTGACTTACGCAAACTGGAATCCGTCATGACCAATCAGCCGGAGCCAGAGCCTTCAAACACCATGGTGATCTCAACCAAAGGGCCTGTTGCCACAGTAACAAAGTCACCAGAGAGTAACAATATCTTGTTGAAGTGGTGTCAACCGCGCTCCAGCTCAGTAG AATTGCTTCATTGCGGAGGAGCTTACAGAGTTTCACCTGTTGGG GTTAACAGCCGACACTCTGTCTGCCTGACCAACTTCCTCCTGAACGGACGTCAGGTGATGTTAGAGCAACCCCGTAAGGTTGGCAGCAAGGTCATCTCCCACATGTTGGCCAGCCACGGAGGGGAGATCTTCCTCCACTGCTTAGCGACCTCTAGGTCCAGCCTCGAAGACCCACCGTCCATCAGCGAGGGGTGCGGCGGCCGGGTGACGGATTATCGGATTACAGATTTCGGGGAGTTTATGAGGGAGAATCGGTTGGCGCCGTGCCAACCAACACCAGAAACGGAAGAAGAAGCTCCGATTGAAAGAG CCAAGTCCCAGCTGGAGCGGATGACGAGACTTTGGCCAATGGTGATCAGTAACACTATCATCTTTAACATGCCATCG CATTTAGATCCCTTGCCTACCCTCATCACTAAATCGGTCTTGACAGACGATGAGGTATTAGAGTGTAAGAAAGCTGTCTATCACGTGGTTGGCATGGAAACCAGGAATGAACCACTTCCAGTGCCTACTATGGGGTCAAGGGGCAAAGGTCCGAAGAG AGAGGAGCAGTACAGACAGATGTGGTCTGAGCTAGAGACGCTTGTCCGAGCGCACAGTGCCACGTCACCAGCCCACGAGAAAGTCTTACAGTGCATTCTGGATTGCCGTAAACCACCCGGTGACGAAGCTGGAAAGACCTCAACAAAGAGGGCAGCAGAGCGGGTTACTGTCAAGGTGGAAAAGAGCGACCCTGACGCTATGGAAACGCAACCTTTGTGGCCGGAAAACGATAG GAGTGGCGGTCCAGACATCAAAACAGAGATGCACAAAGAGAACATCCGAGGCGTCTTAGATCAACCTCCTATCAAGAAACAGAAGATGTATATTGGAGATCTCATCGGGAAACCAAAAG CCGGGCCACAGTCGTTGCTATCGCTATGGAGCGGTCGAATCAACACCATTCATTCTAAGCGGCACTCGGAGTTCGCTGGGAGGTCAGAATCATCAGGCAAGGTCGCTGCTCTCTACCCCAACCtcatgaaagaagaaaaagagag TACAAATGGAGAAGTGAAGAAGGAGAGGACATCATGA